A genomic window from Periweissella cryptocerci includes:
- a CDS encoding DUF805 domain-containing protein yields MDSEQFKEMVNQQLNVKPTNLLKATIEFFTHVFDYRSRATRSDYWFGNLGWLLIVVIYNVLAALFGLLVGKENFHLNTFTIGWASFTLGIALAFFLWIALAELSLNVRRMHDANWPWALIILYPFVPFLWLVVALMPTSLYAAVQDWQLPHQTETASILTKLPVAIAFGVIELAIVIGVTVVMPRL; encoded by the coding sequence ATGGATTCAGAACAGTTTAAAGAGATGGTTAATCAGCAACTCAATGTAAAACCAACTAATTTGCTCAAGGCGACAATTGAATTTTTTACACATGTTTTTGATTACCGTAGTCGGGCCACGCGCAGTGACTACTGGTTTGGTAATTTAGGTTGGCTACTGATTGTAGTCATTTACAATGTTTTAGCGGCATTATTTGGACTACTTGTGGGTAAGGAAAATTTCCACCTCAATACATTTACGATTGGCTGGGCTAGTTTTACACTTGGAATTGCACTTGCTTTTTTTCTGTGGATTGCCTTGGCGGAGTTAAGTTTAAACGTTCGCCGTATGCATGATGCCAATTGGCCATGGGCGCTAATTATTTTATACCCATTTGTCCCATTTCTGTGGCTTGTAGTCGCATTAATGCCAACCAGCTTGTATGCGGCGGTCCAAGATTGGCAACTGCCCCACCAAACCGAAACGGCAAGCATTTTAACGAAACTACCAGTCGCAATCGCCTTTGGGGTAATAGAATTGGCAATTGTGATTGGGGTAACTGTTGTAATGCCTAGGTTGTAG
- a CDS encoding leucine-rich repeat protein, producing the protein MTKTIKRHKQLLYTSLATMTLASSMGPSVLVSADTLSTTDTVQVDHNLVSDTDASIPLAPATLSDSTNIMPPLPSPQVIQPAAPIKKSIANKASSATDSPNTAKKNTLTAKPVTRTKQSTPTAKIGSETHVFTRDELDITGTTINGFNAAGMAISESPDWDGALTFAPELNDITVIADSAFADYAAITSIDFSTLPNLISIGAYAFDGLANVTSIELANLNHLVEIGKGAFATNTNLTSLTFENLPELQTIGSETFYYDIPLATVRLVNLPKLTFLGDYNFNFASVKEITVGNLNPQLVLGDHTFASNIQLAGIVFPSDTSTSSIASAQTFVDYINEYIDYTDDYSEDEHWTLGGTMTYKFIDDNDNIISSLTPITFTGRVGESYDLPEIPTVPGYGAVELVSTITPGTFLAGPNELVYKYSRTKAAPFSIYYVDANDKEIAPTQTFDDSPDIMLTLSAQSIDGYTFKELYGSKTPTSRAVSDFEWAGAHELIDTSISLGDNAGRSYKFVYDENVTGPDTNNPGETGKTENTPQATEPIAKPTNPTPATPTNTDKNPVSDTDKTPANKLPGTGGGDSTGKKNAANNSNKTQHATNTEATKSDTMLPKSGSIQNYLLPVLGAMLTTSLVALYAFKKKRNH; encoded by the coding sequence ATGACAAAAACAATAAAGCGCCACAAACAACTGCTTTATACAAGTCTTGCCACCATGACATTGGCTAGTAGCATGGGACCTAGCGTGTTAGTATCTGCTGATACATTAAGTACCACTGATACGGTACAAGTTGATCACAATTTGGTTTCCGATACTGATGCAAGCATTCCATTAGCTCCGGCCACGCTTTCAGACTCAACAAACATCATGCCACCTTTGCCTAGTCCACAAGTAATTCAACCGGCTGCACCAATTAAAAAATCAATTGCCAACAAAGCTAGTTCCGCAACTGACTCGCCAAATACGGCAAAAAAGAACACGCTAACAGCAAAACCAGTTACACGAACCAAGCAATCAACGCCGACCGCTAAAATTGGCTCGGAAACGCATGTGTTCACGCGCGATGAACTCGATATCACTGGGACAACCATCAACGGCTTTAACGCAGCCGGAATGGCAATTAGCGAATCGCCTGATTGGGATGGCGCGTTAACATTTGCCCCTGAACTCAACGATATAACTGTGATTGCTGATAGTGCTTTTGCGGATTATGCTGCAATTACCAGCATTGATTTTTCAACCCTGCCAAATCTAATTTCAATTGGCGCGTATGCATTCGATGGCCTTGCAAATGTAACATCCATTGAATTAGCTAACCTGAATCATCTAGTCGAAATTGGTAAAGGAGCTTTTGCAACAAATACCAATCTCACCTCGCTTACCTTTGAAAACCTACCTGAGTTACAAACAATTGGTAGCGAAACTTTTTATTATGATATTCCATTAGCGACCGTTCGTTTAGTTAATTTACCTAAGCTAACTTTTCTTGGAGACTACAATTTTAACTTTGCTTCAGTCAAGGAAATTACAGTTGGTAACTTAAACCCACAGTTAGTCTTAGGTGACCATACCTTTGCTTCCAATATCCAACTAGCCGGTATTGTTTTCCCGAGTGACACATCAACAAGTTCAATCGCCTCCGCACAAACCTTTGTCGATTATATCAATGAATATATTGACTACACGGATGATTACTCTGAAGACGAACACTGGACCCTTGGTGGCACGATGACCTATAAATTTATCGATGATAACGATAACATCATCTCGTCACTAACACCCATTACGTTTACTGGGCGTGTCGGTGAAAGTTACGACCTGCCCGAAATACCAACTGTGCCGGGTTACGGCGCTGTCGAACTAGTATCGACGATTACTCCGGGCACATTTTTAGCTGGGCCAAATGAGCTTGTGTATAAGTATAGCCGCACTAAGGCTGCACCGTTCTCCATCTATTATGTGGATGCCAATGACAAAGAAATTGCGCCGACCCAAACGTTTGACGATTCTCCTGACATCATGCTCACCTTGTCTGCCCAAAGTATTGATGGCTACACCTTCAAAGAACTTTACGGCAGTAAAACGCCGACGTCGCGGGCAGTCTCAGACTTTGAATGGGCTGGTGCGCATGAGCTAATCGATACCTCAATTTCACTAGGCGATAACGCTGGCCGTAGCTATAAGTTTGTTTATGATGAAAATGTCACTGGCCCCGATACAAATAATCCCGGCGAGACAGGAAAAACTGAAAACACCCCGCAAGCCACGGAACCAATTGCCAAGCCTACCAATCCAACTCCTGCCACTCCCACAAACACCGATAAAAATCCGGTTTCTGATACGGATAAAACACCTGCCAACAAGCTCCCTGGCACCGGTGGTGGTGACTCCACTGGCAAGAAAAATGCCGCTAATAACAGCAACAAAACACAGCACGCCACGAATACTGAAGCAACTAAAAGTGACACAATGCTACCAAAATCAGGTAGCATTCAAAATTACTTACTGCCAGTCCTCGGTGCGATGTTGACGACTAGTCTAGTTGCTCTGTACGCCTTTAAAAAGAAGCGTAATCACTAG
- a CDS encoding ABC transporter ATP-binding protein: protein MTDEIVLDVEHLQKDFGKFQALKDVTLQVKRGEVFGFIGPNGAGKSTTLRVILGILRKSGGQATLFGEDVYDQAVTVHKRIAYVPGDVYLWPNLTGGEVIDLMLKMSGEKHNARTDELIAKFQLDTRKKARTYSKGNRQKVALIAALSTDAEFFIFDEPTSGLDPLNEKIFQNEVLHLKEQGKSVLLSSHILSEVEKMVDRLAIIREGTVVETGSLAELRHLTRTSVSVTTKQAMTGLEQLAGVHDLVATVDNGVTKSEFMLDGEKLADLMAQLSTLAVLDLKVQPATLEDVFMRYYNDANDARAEG, encoded by the coding sequence ATGACTGATGAAATTGTATTAGATGTTGAACATTTGCAGAAGGATTTTGGCAAGTTTCAAGCGTTAAAAGATGTCACCCTGCAAGTTAAACGTGGTGAAGTGTTTGGCTTTATTGGCCCCAATGGTGCTGGTAAATCCACGACGTTGCGCGTTATCTTGGGAATTCTACGTAAATCAGGCGGGCAGGCGACGTTGTTTGGCGAAGATGTGTACGACCAAGCCGTGACTGTGCACAAGCGAATTGCGTATGTACCGGGGGATGTGTATTTGTGGCCTAATTTGACTGGTGGCGAAGTGATTGATTTAATGCTCAAAATGAGTGGCGAAAAACACAATGCGCGCACCGACGAATTGATTGCCAAATTCCAACTTGATACCCGCAAAAAGGCGCGTACGTATTCTAAGGGGAATCGGCAGAAGGTCGCATTGATTGCGGCACTGTCGACTGATGCTGAATTTTTCATTTTTGATGAACCGACATCGGGCTTGGATCCGCTGAATGAAAAGATTTTCCAAAATGAAGTCCTCCATTTGAAGGAACAGGGCAAGTCGGTGTTACTGTCATCACATATTTTATCCGAAGTTGAAAAGATGGTGGATCGATTGGCGATTATCCGCGAAGGGACGGTTGTTGAAACTGGCAGCTTGGCGGAATTGCGGCACTTAACGCGGACTTCAGTTTCGGTAACAACTAAGCAAGCTATGACCGGACTTGAACAATTGGCCGGGGTTCATGATTTAGTGGCGACGGTGGATAACGGTGTGACTAAATCGGAATTCATGCTTGATGGTGAAAAGCTGGCGGACTTAATGGCGCAGTTGAGTACGCTAGCAGTCCTGGATTTGAAAGTGCAACCGGCAACCCTCGAAGACGTCTTCATGCGTTATTACAATGACGCTAACGATGCACGCGCGGAGGGCTAG
- a CDS encoding DUF3139 domain-containing protein encodes MKKSIGVIGLLIIGIGAFLIYQYPIQKHQATTNIDKYMTEQKIKPQQVAKMQFKKSFYWGGYDVKVRLKNDPHYYEYVYSNGASNGKYHVNYFEYDSYANEVDSTSKAHYATLTK; translated from the coding sequence ATGAAAAAGTCGATTGGTGTCATTGGATTATTGATCATTGGGATTGGAGCTTTTTTAATTTATCAATATCCGATACAAAAACATCAAGCAACGACAAATATCGACAAGTATATGACCGAGCAAAAGATTAAACCGCAACAAGTAGCAAAAATGCAGTTTAAAAAGTCATTTTATTGGGGTGGCTATGATGTGAAGGTTAGGTTAAAAAATGACCCGCATTATTACGAATATGTGTACAGCAACGGCGCGTCAAACGGGAAATATCATGTTAATTATTTTGAGTATGACAGCTATGCAAATGAGGTAGATTCAACAAGTAAGGCCCATTACGCAACGCTGACAAAATAA
- a CDS encoding ABC transporter permease encodes MNIQQNFANLGLLVKVGLKRDRLRLSIWSIVLLFLFLIVSLEYQNMYSSAKDLLPIIALADSASMVALFGKLAHAASYTTAEVLVWEMTMFMAILQAIMSIQLIVNGTRKQEELGITEIIRSRAVGRASGFAAASLEVLGLNVVLAIGYGVIMQVVNVSGMTATGGWLLALGLGATGFMFGMFALVFAQLGSSTRASSMAAYGFFALTYVVRMLTDVANARYTWLSPLGWIEKLDCFRGNNYWIIGLLLLVSCVLFGGAMWLNFKRDVGSGLLQPRLGHARAGKFLQGPFSLIAKVEKNIRIAWLVGMFGFGAMYGSIFNSIADLFKDNPAIQTMIGNNITTATADFAQRVLLEFVIILVGVLFLVALIPLMTGITKLHADEKNGVLELVHSKPVARLKILWSYVGNALITYLGALACALLGLYSGQVAVMKTPLALEKFSQIFIAYAPAGILFAGVLIALLGWAPKLMNIMWGYFGFMFFALYLGDTLKLSNAVMNISLIHWLGKVPITSVKWEIVVVQLILAGILAGIGALGYRQRDLG; translated from the coding sequence ATGAACATACAACAAAATTTTGCTAATTTGGGCTTGCTTGTCAAAGTGGGGCTAAAGCGCGATCGACTGCGGTTAAGTATTTGGAGCATCGTGTTACTATTCCTTTTTTTAATTGTCAGTTTGGAATATCAAAACATGTATTCATCGGCGAAGGATTTGCTGCCAATTATTGCTTTAGCGGATTCGGCATCAATGGTGGCGTTGTTTGGTAAGCTAGCACATGCGGCGAGCTATACCACCGCGGAAGTGCTTGTGTGGGAAATGACGATGTTCATGGCAATCCTCCAAGCGATTATGAGTATCCAACTGATTGTAAATGGGACGCGTAAGCAAGAAGAACTTGGCATAACTGAAATCATCCGGTCACGCGCAGTTGGGCGGGCGAGTGGTTTTGCGGCGGCAAGTCTGGAAGTACTTGGTTTAAACGTTGTATTGGCAATTGGCTATGGTGTCATCATGCAAGTGGTTAACGTGAGCGGCATGACGGCAACTGGTGGCTGGCTATTAGCGCTGGGACTGGGAGCAACCGGGTTCATGTTTGGCATGTTTGCGTTAGTATTTGCCCAACTCGGCAGTTCAACGCGGGCAAGCTCGATGGCAGCATATGGTTTTTTTGCACTAACGTATGTCGTGCGTATGTTAACCGACGTTGCTAATGCTCGCTATACTTGGTTGTCACCACTTGGCTGGATTGAAAAATTGGATTGTTTCCGTGGTAATAATTACTGGATTATTGGGTTATTGCTGTTGGTTAGTTGCGTGCTCTTTGGCGGCGCAATGTGGCTGAACTTTAAGCGTGACGTGGGTAGCGGACTATTACAACCGCGATTGGGGCACGCTCGGGCCGGCAAATTCCTCCAGGGACCTTTCAGCCTGATTGCTAAAGTTGAGAAAAACATTCGCATTGCGTGGCTGGTGGGAATGTTTGGTTTTGGCGCGATGTATGGCTCGATTTTTAATTCGATTGCAGATTTGTTTAAAGATAATCCCGCAATTCAGACGATGATTGGGAATAACATCACGACGGCGACGGCTGATTTTGCCCAGCGGGTATTGCTGGAATTTGTGATTATTTTGGTTGGTGTGCTCTTCTTGGTGGCTTTAATTCCGTTGATGACGGGGATTACGAAGCTGCATGCTGATGAAAAAAATGGCGTCTTAGAATTAGTCCACAGCAAACCAGTGGCACGCCTAAAAATCCTGTGGAGTTATGTCGGCAATGCGTTAATTACGTATTTGGGCGCCTTAGCATGTGCGTTGCTTGGGTTATATAGCGGTCAAGTTGCAGTAATGAAGACGCCGTTAGCCCTTGAAAAATTCAGCCAAATATTTATCGCCTACGCACCGGCAGGGATATTGTTTGCAGGCGTCCTAATCGCCCTGTTAGGTTGGGCACCGAAATTGATGAATATTATGTGGGGGTACTTTGGCTTCATGTTCTTCGCGTTGTACCTTGGCGATACGCTCAAACTATCAAATGCGGTTATGAATATTTCACTGATTCACTGGCTCGGCAAAGTTCCAATTACCAGTGTAAAGTGGGAAATTGTCGTCGTGCAATTGATTTTAGCGGGTATCTTGGCCGGCATTGGCGCACTTGGGTATCGGCAACGTGATTTGGGTTAA
- a CDS encoding TetR/AcrR family transcriptional regulator, which yields MAEQRKRGEELKAAIFSAAITILNNEGFAAVNFKRVAEEAGTNRPSLYRRWDTPFDLVFDAVRAKSVAHHGTLLTSNRIDTGVLRDDLIAVFDHFRVSSQNMGREFMRAMIIELGQNNEKLQTAFDSTSEGNLEIINNVLDQARARGEHINEVSDETKLMPFEVLRYQLIITQKDLTDGFITHLVDEVMLPALTK from the coding sequence ATGGCAGAACAACGTAAACGGGGCGAGGAACTTAAAGCGGCAATTTTTAGCGCAGCAATCACAATCTTAAATAATGAAGGCTTTGCGGCCGTCAATTTTAAACGTGTGGCCGAAGAAGCCGGCACTAATCGTCCTTCCTTATATCGCCGGTGGGATACGCCATTTGACCTCGTTTTTGATGCGGTTCGTGCCAAATCAGTGGCCCACCACGGTACATTACTAACATCGAATCGGATTGATACCGGTGTATTACGCGATGATTTAATTGCCGTATTCGACCACTTCAGGGTTTCCTCGCAAAATATGGGGCGGGAATTTATGCGGGCGATGATTATTGAATTGGGCCAAAATAATGAAAAATTACAAACCGCCTTTGATTCCACATCCGAAGGTAATTTGGAGATTATTAATAACGTCCTCGACCAAGCGCGTGCCCGTGGCGAACACATTAACGAAGTATCTGATGAAACCAAGCTCATGCCGTTTGAAGTCCTGCGTTACCAACTAATCATTACTCAAAAAGACCTGACAGATGGTTTTATTACGCACCTCGTTGATGAAGTCATGCTACCAGCCCTGACAAAATAA
- a CDS encoding helix-turn-helix domain-containing protein translates to MLNQLLSKQHKRQFEIVNMLMSSATPTTTEFANQLKTTRQTIQTDIDELNAVITPHIIVQVDNQWQLIASAKLSLTSIHSQILSQSLSFNILETIFLGNVTTQQELLESALTSQATLYREIKNINAILNPLNIHLNTRKLIIEGDEFKVRSFFFQYFFEKYEFASVFVPDIELETFDKLITTFSKNNNVYFNQADLSFMEYNKLCILLKVSIQRLQQGYHIDLPGQATFTVDLDANLEREFFYNFKIPLSAKTYSEIFGLFYNQYYVVTIDALNHLCNIDAKYATLVDSIKQLISFVAEQPNIELTNQDDLLIALFNAVQAKDFIQFILLDKIGQFIATAQFENHRLFTDIVVKITELIAPGDCEESQLVGSLMYELIINCDSLYHELKHVTELQNLHIGFILNLPTNHINLLISDLQAMLPDAKLTVLNNLSLPALIKESAEFDVVVSNLHGLASQIHAPLLSLTTVYQFLNQSISESIFNA, encoded by the coding sequence ATGCTAAATCAATTATTATCAAAACAACATAAACGCCAGTTTGAAATCGTGAATATGTTAATGTCATCTGCGACACCAACAACCACGGAATTTGCCAATCAGCTCAAAACAACGCGGCAAACAATTCAAACTGATATTGATGAGCTCAATGCTGTAATCACGCCCCATATTATTGTGCAAGTCGATAATCAATGGCAGTTGATTGCCTCGGCAAAACTGTCATTAACTTCAATTCACTCGCAAATCCTAAGTCAGTCTCTCAGCTTTAATATTTTGGAAACAATTTTCTTAGGAAATGTCACCACGCAACAAGAACTACTCGAATCGGCATTAACATCCCAAGCCACGCTTTATCGTGAAATTAAAAATATCAACGCGATTCTGAACCCTTTAAATATTCACCTAAATACTAGAAAGCTGATAATCGAAGGCGACGAATTTAAAGTCCGAAGCTTTTTCTTTCAATATTTCTTTGAAAAATATGAATTTGCCTCGGTCTTTGTTCCCGACATTGAGCTAGAAACCTTTGATAAATTAATTACAACTTTCTCAAAGAATAACAACGTGTATTTCAATCAAGCCGACTTATCATTTATGGAATACAACAAGCTCTGCATCTTATTAAAAGTTTCAATCCAGCGGCTGCAACAGGGCTATCACATAGATTTACCAGGTCAAGCGACATTCACAGTTGATTTAGATGCTAATCTGGAACGCGAATTCTTTTATAACTTCAAAATTCCGCTATCAGCCAAAACATATTCTGAAATTTTCGGACTTTTCTACAATCAATATTATGTAGTTACAATCGATGCCTTAAACCATTTATGCAATATTGATGCAAAATATGCGACTTTAGTTGATTCGATAAAACAATTAATCAGTTTTGTCGCTGAGCAACCAAACATTGAACTGACTAATCAGGATGATCTTCTTATCGCCCTGTTCAACGCCGTACAAGCTAAAGATTTCATCCAATTTATATTGCTTGATAAAATTGGTCAGTTTATCGCCACTGCACAGTTTGAAAATCATCGCCTATTCACGGATATCGTTGTCAAAATCACCGAATTAATCGCACCAGGTGATTGTGAGGAAAGCCAACTAGTCGGCTCATTGATGTATGAACTAATCATTAATTGCGATAGTCTCTACCATGAACTTAAACATGTGACTGAATTACAAAACTTACACATTGGTTTTATCTTGAATTTACCAACTAATCACATCAATCTGTTGATTAGTGATTTGCAAGCAATGCTGCCTGATGCCAAGCTCACAGTGCTTAATAATCTCTCTTTGCCCGCCTTAATTAAAGAGAGTGCTGAGTTTGATGTGGTTGTTTCCAACCTGCATGGCTTAGCCAGTCAAATTCACGCGCCGCTACTTTCTTTAACGACGGTCTATCAGTTTTTGAATCAATCAATTAGTGAATCAATCTTCAATGCGTAA
- a CDS encoding substrate-binding protein — MMDEAYPYFMSNSKWYKFEETESGDGDGMVVQRFELTKKATPAAIASFAQTMVEIGPDGYFLADDLNRFQQALGYASRQYLFTENNGMTNDAWLLEHQLITYAIRSYQLLSDDVVAPNTLIFKPRIKFLYLKYLKENPKVRANDAELNQWIAARDAEFVWKYAPLLDFPVSALPLRPLTDAQLAEANRLREQNGAATVDAHRNGLK, encoded by the coding sequence ATGATGGATGAAGCATACCCCTACTTTATGAGTAACTCCAAATGGTACAAATTCGAAGAAACGGAATCCGGCGACGGGGACGGCATGGTCGTGCAACGTTTTGAGCTAACCAAAAAAGCCACCCCGGCCGCTATCGCCAGCTTTGCGCAAACGATGGTCGAAATTGGCCCAGATGGCTACTTTTTAGCAGATGATCTTAATCGTTTCCAACAAGCGCTCGGCTATGCGAGTCGGCAATATCTTTTCACGGAAAATAACGGCATGACCAATGATGCGTGGTTGTTAGAACATCAGCTCATCACCTATGCAATCCGGAGTTATCAACTATTGTCTGACGATGTCGTTGCACCCAACACCTTGATTTTTAAGCCCCGGATTAAGTTCCTCTACTTGAAATATCTGAAAGAAAATCCAAAAGTGCGCGCCAACGATGCTGAGCTTAATCAATGGATTGCGGCGCGTGACGCAGAATTTGTCTGGAAGTACGCACCCCTGTTAGACTTCCCGGTTTCAGCATTACCACTCCGTCCATTGACTGACGCACAACTTGCCGAAGCAAACCGCTTACGTGAACAAAACGGCGCAGCAACGGTTGATGCACACCGGAATGGCTTAAAATAA
- a CDS encoding MDR family MFS transporter, with amino-acid sequence MSKKEKAVEKPIPKNIVNTAWLLVLGAIMPMLDSTMVNIAINHLGRDFHTGLDSIQWVVTGYVLATAIAVPISGWAVQRFNGKWLVIGANVAFLIGSILSGMSWSIDSMIVFRIIQGAAAGLILPLMTTLMAQVAGQEFMGRVISIVGIPIVLGPILGPVIGALIIQNFSWRWIFYVNVPVGIIALALMILKLPDFTPTNRKAQFDFTGIVLLGATSAALIYGITAAAKNATFNNATTIGYMVTGAVVLVGYIVYAAIRKDKAILPLKMFTHKSFNGSMIGLFLAGIATNGPMLLLPLFFQNVKGFSVIDAGLILIPQGVGMLVARPFIGKLTDKIGARNVVMVSLVLAIAGSIPFVYFDQASSLIWIALALFVRGMGIGGVSIPMMTDAYTGMEKAEIAQSSVGTRIIQNIGGAFGSAVLATVVSLSLAKGTIPTIGGMTTAYHNGFLISLALSVVMFLPALLLTNKANKAAK; translated from the coding sequence ATGAGTAAGAAAGAAAAAGCAGTAGAAAAACCAATTCCCAAGAACATAGTAAATACCGCGTGGCTGTTGGTGTTAGGTGCAATCATGCCAATGCTCGATTCAACCATGGTCAATATTGCAATTAATCATTTAGGCCGTGATTTTCATACTGGCCTGGATTCGATTCAATGGGTTGTCACCGGGTATGTCCTAGCAACCGCAATTGCTGTACCGATCTCTGGTTGGGCAGTTCAACGTTTTAATGGTAAATGGCTAGTAATTGGCGCCAACGTAGCATTTTTAATTGGTTCAATTCTTTCCGGGATGAGTTGGAGTATCGATTCAATGATTGTCTTCCGTATTATCCAAGGGGCGGCGGCCGGCTTAATTTTGCCACTGATGACAACTTTGATGGCCCAAGTGGCTGGTCAAGAATTCATGGGACGCGTAATTTCGATTGTTGGGATTCCAATTGTCCTCGGACCAATTTTAGGACCGGTGATTGGGGCTTTGATCATTCAAAACTTCTCATGGCGCTGGATTTTTTACGTCAACGTGCCTGTTGGAATTATCGCGCTTGCTTTGATGATTTTGAAATTACCCGATTTTACACCAACCAACCGCAAAGCGCAGTTTGATTTTACCGGCATAGTTCTATTAGGAGCAACCTCGGCTGCCTTGATTTACGGAATTACGGCGGCAGCCAAGAATGCCACCTTTAACAACGCCACGACCATCGGTTATATGGTAACTGGTGCGGTCGTCTTGGTCGGGTACATCGTGTATGCGGCAATTCGCAAAGATAAAGCGATTTTGCCGTTGAAAATGTTCACGCACAAGAGTTTCAACGGCTCAATGATTGGCCTATTTTTAGCAGGTATCGCCACGAATGGCCCAATGCTGTTATTACCATTGTTCTTCCAAAATGTTAAAGGCTTTTCAGTTATCGACGCAGGTTTAATCTTGATTCCTCAAGGTGTTGGTATGTTAGTAGCGCGACCATTTATTGGTAAGTTAACTGATAAAATTGGTGCCCGCAACGTTGTTATGGTCAGCTTAGTCCTAGCAATCGCAGGCTCAATACCATTCGTTTATTTTGATCAAGCTTCATCGTTAATCTGGATTGCCTTGGCATTATTTGTCCGCGGGATGGGGATTGGTGGTGTCTCAATTCCGATGATGACGGATGCATATACCGGCATGGAAAAGGCCGAAATCGCCCAATCTTCCGTCGGCACCCGGATCATCCAAAATATCGGTGGGGCATTCGGTTCCGCCGTCTTAGCAACGGTAGTCAGCCTCTCACTCGCCAAGGGCACAATCCCAACAATTGGCGGAATGACCACGGCCTACCACAACGGTTTCCTGATCTCGCTAGCTTTGAGCGTGGTAATGTTCTTACCAGCCTTGCTGTTGACTAACAAAGCGAATAAAGCGGCTAAATAA
- a CDS encoding serine hydrolase, translating into MRKINKFWLFTLTCLTLMVVGCGKQQAEPSKTSSHAAPAKSVSAPQSSAKPPTSASSSAKPVSKVTPVERQSQQVKQLMAKSDFAQLPGYWSLSYRGINPVTQQINLSNLPKGQKAQFGASTIKVFILAALLDQESKGHIKLTQTYQLQASDKVGGTGILQGAASGSSYSYKELANLMITQSDNTATNIIIQRLGDGNFAAGFSVVNNYVQSLGYRHTKLQRKMMDLTNQKNNMVAANEACDFLYKLYQGQLPGVDEQARQWFLQLMTQTTNRQKFAAQGNNGITSYNKSGESSYQGIQNDLAIVTRGKQAYVVAGLSQLYMPAAHNPGQYLSSGLMASSAQTQQQVSAFSQLGQTLSQFAFKQR; encoded by the coding sequence ATGCGGAAAATTAATAAATTTTGGCTATTCACATTAACGTGTTTGACCTTGATGGTAGTTGGCTGTGGTAAACAGCAAGCAGAACCAAGTAAAACTTCGTCACATGCAGCACCTGCAAAATCAGTTAGTGCTCCACAAAGCTCTGCGAAACCACCGACTTCAGCAAGTTCCAGTGCTAAACCTGTTAGCAAAGTTACGCCAGTTGAACGGCAGTCGCAGCAAGTCAAACAGCTAATGGCGAAAAGTGATTTTGCCCAATTGCCGGGATATTGGAGTCTTAGCTATCGTGGTATAAATCCAGTTACGCAGCAAATTAATTTGAGTAACCTGCCAAAGGGGCAAAAGGCACAATTTGGCGCGTCAACCATCAAAGTGTTCATTTTGGCAGCATTGCTTGATCAAGAATCCAAAGGTCACATCAAGCTAACGCAAACATATCAGTTACAGGCCAGCGATAAAGTTGGTGGTACCGGTATCTTGCAAGGCGCGGCAAGCGGTTCGAGCTATTCTTATAAAGAACTGGCAAACCTGATGATTACGCAAAGTGATAATACCGCGACGAATATTATTATTCAACGTTTGGGTGATGGTAACTTCGCGGCCGGTTTTTCGGTAGTTAATAATTATGTACAGTCGCTGGGGTATCGCCATACGAAGCTGCAACGCAAGATGATGGATTTGACCAATCAGAAGAATAATATGGTCGCAGCAAATGAGGCGTGCGATTTCCTATACAAGTTGTATCAGGGGCAATTGCCAGGTGTTGATGAACAAGCGCGGCAGTGGTTCTTGCAGTTGATGACGCAAACGACTAATCGGCAAAAATTTGCGGCACAGGGCAATAACGGAATCACTAGCTACAATAAGTCCGGTGAATCTAGTTATCAGGGAATTCAAAATGATTTGGCCATCGTGACGCGTGGCAAGCAAGCGTATGTCGTGGCCGGTCTATCCCAGCTATATATGCCTGCCGCACATAATCCGGGTCAGTATTTAAGTAGCGGATTGATGGCGAGCTCAGCACAAACACAGCAGCAAGTTTCAGCATTTAGCCAACTAGGCCAAACGCTCTCACAATTTGCATTTAAACAACGATAA